The following are from one region of the Halarcobacter sp. genome:
- a CDS encoding response regulator transcription factor has product MENFKDYEKNIRILLVEDDYHTQVKLVKILNRVYDDIVVAKNGDEALTIFRAYHLQNKSFDLVISDINMPIMDGINLLENVRQIDELLPFIFVTAQLDVDTLLKVVKLDIDNYILKPIDVNTLLQSIDKTIKKSFKRRFFASDKEKLYLNEELYWDPVEKSIYKKEEQIKLTKKEMMFLDMLCSRINQVVSTDDIIYTLWEDSIEFDSSISNLKNLISRIRIKIPNLNIENVYGLGYKLRMKHE; this is encoded by the coding sequence ATGGAAAATTTTAAAGATTATGAAAAAAACATTAGGATATTGTTAGTTGAAGATGATTATCACACACAAGTTAAGTTAGTGAAAATCTTAAATAGAGTGTATGATGATATTGTTGTTGCAAAAAATGGAGATGAAGCTTTAACCATTTTTAGAGCATACCACTTACAAAACAAATCTTTTGATTTGGTTATTAGTGATATAAATATGCCTATTATGGATGGGATTAATCTTCTAGAGAATGTAAGACAAATAGATGAACTTCTGCCTTTTATATTTGTAACTGCACAACTTGATGTAGATACTCTTTTAAAGGTGGTAAAACTAGATATTGATAATTATATTTTAAAACCTATTGATGTAAATACTTTATTACAAAGTATTGATAAAACAATTAAAAAGAGTTTTAAAAGAAGATTCTTTGCAAGTGATAAAGAGAAACTTTATCTAAATGAAGAATTATATTGGGATCCAGTTGAAAAATCTATTTATAAAAAAGAAGAGCAAATAAAACTAACAAAAAAAGAGATGATGTTTTTAGATATGTTATGTAGTAGAATAAATCAAGTAGTAAGTACAGATGATATCATCTACACTTTATGGGAGGATTCCATTGAATTTGATTCTTCTATATCAAATCTAAAAAACCTAATTTCAAGAATAAGAATTAAAATTCCAAATTTAAACATAGAAAATGTCTATGGACTAGGATATAAATTAAGGATGAAACATGAATGA
- a CDS encoding response regulator — MNEIDTSTFRVLYIEDEDLAREKFGKFLNRRFGEVVLCANGVEGFMKFQEYFTKDSKFDLIISDINMPKMDGLEVLDGIRQYDKEVPVILITARSESEQMLKAINLHVESYILKPIDFDVVNLTLDKVSKEIYYKKMFEKQNQEMETYLEIIDQEALVSKTDTKGKITFVNDGFCEVSGYTKEELIGSAHNIVRHPDVPKNYFEEMWQTIKSGNVWNGIHKNLAKDGTTYFVNSKIFPIFELDKTTIKEYMAVRFLVTDLEEQKRESHKNFLTQLTNLKKLINTLSKEKESLEKTVRDLEYRISGFDEKYKISETKRKELHSQLEAYEKNSLEYNKMELMTKKDKTKQFEEIYKSYNQLKTKLSKIEKEKEERDKQYESKVQQIDELLSKEIKLTKRISDLKDLVSNLQKENTQVIKNKKILPF; from the coding sequence ATGAATGAGATTGATACTTCAACATTTAGAGTTTTATATATCGAAGATGAAGACTTAGCAAGGGAAAAATTTGGTAAGTTTTTAAATAGAAGATTTGGTGAAGTTGTTTTGTGTGCAAATGGAGTTGAAGGTTTTATGAAATTCCAAGAGTACTTTACAAAAGATTCTAAATTTGATTTAATAATTAGTGATATAAATATGCCTAAAATGGATGGATTAGAAGTTTTAGATGGGATAAGACAATATGACAAAGAAGTGCCTGTAATACTCATAACAGCACGTTCAGAATCAGAGCAAATGCTAAAAGCCATAAACCTACATGTAGAAAGCTATATTTTAAAACCTATTGATTTTGATGTAGTAAATTTAACTTTAGACAAAGTATCTAAAGAGATTTATTATAAAAAAATGTTTGAAAAACAAAATCAAGAGATGGAAACATATTTAGAGATTATTGACCAAGAAGCTTTAGTTTCTAAAACAGATACAAAAGGTAAGATAACTTTTGTAAATGATGGTTTTTGTGAAGTTTCAGGATATACTAAAGAGGAACTTATAGGAAGTGCACACAATATTGTAAGACATCCTGATGTTCCAAAAAACTACTTTGAAGAGATGTGGCAAACAATAAAAAGTGGTAATGTTTGGAATGGTATACATAAAAACTTAGCAAAAGATGGTACAACATATTTCGTGAACTCAAAAATATTTCCAATCTTTGAACTTGATAAAACAACTATAAAAGAATATATGGCAGTTAGATTTTTAGTAACTGATTTAGAAGAACAAAAAAGGGAAAGTCATAAAAACTTTTTAACTCAATTAACAAATTTAAAAAAATTAATAAATACTTTGAGTAAAGAAAAAGAGTCTTTAGAAAAAACTGTTAGAGATTTAGAATATAGAATATCAGGTTTTGATGAAAAGTATAAAATTAGTGAAACAAAAAGAAAAGAGTTACACAGTCAACTTGAAGCCTATGAAAAAAACAGTCTAGAATACAATAAAATGGAATTAATGACGAAAAAAGATAAAACTAAACAGTTTGAAGAGATTTATAAATCATACAATCAGTTAAAAACAAAACTATCAAAAATTGAAAAAGAGAAAGAAGAGAGAGATAAACAATATGAAAGTAAAGTTCAACAAATAGATGAATTACTTTCAAAAGAGATAAAACTTACAAAAAGAATCTCTGATTTAAAAGATTTAGTAAGTAATCTCCAAAAAGAAAATACACAAGTTATAAAAAATAAAAAGATATTACCTTTTTAA
- a CDS encoding cache domain-containing protein, translating to MKFITEKNISKMIIYIFIIIMSTMIFLISYFYVKNTYEDFERQMEKSVQDQYRSQKSILKKEINTIIDIINYNATKSDEDETELKADTVRLLNNITFDRDKSNYIFVYEILNMKGGDDFAKLLVNPNRPDLLGKPISTNYEDSNGKRFREEFMTEIRIFGESYTEYSYNKVYTNEARQKLSYFKYFPRWNWVIAVGVYVDDIEKEIAKNKEHLTKRVQNQVFQNILLFLLFLSMAIVISIIVSQKIDEVLKRYKKSVQLKSKALKELNETLEKRVEEEIDKNREHEQLLVQKSKFIALGEMISNIAHQWRQPLSELSTIFMFIKFKYNLGQLDEELMKKKSKEADAVLEYMSHTIDDFRNFFMPKKEKEKFSLKTAMDSIMTIISSSLSNNNINITICIDNEVVLNTYLNEFQQVILNIISNAKDVLIENNIENPWIKIDAVVDDEGRVIIYIEDNGGGIIVEPKSKIFEPYFTTKNDSDGTGIGLYMSKIIVEKSMHGKLKVREGEFGARFEIILPK from the coding sequence GTGAAGTTTATTACCGAAAAAAATATCTCAAAAATGATAATCTATATTTTCATTATCATTATGAGTACAATGATATTTTTAATCTCATATTTTTATGTTAAAAATACCTATGAAGACTTTGAAAGACAAATGGAAAAGTCTGTTCAAGACCAATATAGAAGTCAAAAAAGTATTTTAAAAAAAGAGATAAATACTATTATAGATATTATAAATTATAATGCTACAAAAAGTGATGAGGATGAAACAGAGTTAAAAGCAGATACCGTAAGACTTTTAAATAATATCACTTTTGATAGAGATAAAAGTAATTATATTTTTGTGTATGAAATATTAAATATGAAAGGTGGAGATGATTTTGCTAAACTTTTAGTTAATCCAAATCGTCCAGATCTTTTAGGTAAACCAATCTCTACAAATTATGAAGATAGCAATGGCAAAAGGTTTAGAGAAGAGTTTATGACCGAGATTAGGATTTTTGGCGAGTCTTATACTGAATATTCATATAATAAAGTTTATACAAATGAGGCTAGACAAAAGCTTTCTTATTTTAAATATTTTCCAAGATGGAATTGGGTTATTGCTGTTGGAGTTTATGTAGATGATATTGAAAAAGAGATTGCAAAAAATAAAGAACATTTAACAAAAAGAGTTCAAAATCAAGTTTTTCAAAATATTTTACTTTTTTTACTGTTTTTATCAATGGCAATAGTGATTTCAATTATAGTTTCACAAAAAATAGATGAGGTATTAAAACGATATAAAAAAAGTGTACAACTAAAATCTAAAGCCTTAAAAGAGTTAAATGAAACTCTAGAAAAAAGAGTTGAAGAAGAGATAGATAAAAACAGAGAACATGAACAGCTTTTAGTACAAAAATCAAAATTTATAGCTCTTGGTGAAATGATTTCAAATATTGCTCATCAGTGGAGACAGCCTTTATCTGAGTTATCTACAATATTTATGTTTATAAAATTTAAATATAATCTAGGGCAGTTAGATGAAGAGTTAATGAAGAAAAAATCAAAAGAGGCTGATGCTGTTTTAGAGTATATGTCTCATACAATTGATGATTTTAGAAATTTCTTTATGCCTAAAAAAGAGAAAGAAAAATTTAGTTTAAAAACGGCGATGGATTCTATTATGACTATTATCTCTAGCTCTTTATCAAACAACAATATAAATATAACTATCTGCATAGATAATGAAGTGGTTCTAAATACTTATCTAAATGAATTTCAACAAGTTATCTTAAATATAATCAGTAATGCAAAAGATGTATTAATTGAAAACAATATTGAAAATCCTTGGATAAAGATAGATGCTGTTGTTGATGATGAGGGTAGGGTAATAATATATATTGAAGATAATGGTGGTGGTATAATAGTTGAACCAAAATCAAAAATCTTTGAACCATATTTTACTACTAAAAATGATAGTGATGGAACAGGAATAGGACTTTATATGTCAAAAATTATTGTTGAAAAAAGTATGCATGGTAAATTAAAAGTAAGAGAGGGTGAGTTTGGGGCAAGATTTGAAATAATCTTGCCAAAATGA
- a CDS encoding response regulator transcription factor, producing MDKTIISKLSSFSVLYVEDEEGIRNNIYEILRHLFKKTFLAKNAKEAFNMYESNKPDLIITDIKMPNETGIDLIKRIRKRDSKVRVIITSAHTDLNYMLDATELHLVKYIIKPITEDKLDAAFEAFIKSYDDSKIFNLKEGWLFDASKSIIQNENTEFKLTKKENQFLKLLIKKNRIITYEEMENVIWNEDNIMTPNAMRLFIKNFRKKLPNDVLRNVQGTGYRLVL from the coding sequence ATGGATAAAACAATAATATCAAAACTTAGTAGCTTTTCTGTTCTTTATGTGGAAGATGAAGAGGGAATCAGAAACAATATATATGAGATATTAAGACATCTTTTTAAAAAAACATTTCTTGCTAAAAATGCAAAAGAAGCATTTAATATGTATGAATCTAATAAACCAGATTTAATCATAACAGATATTAAAATGCCAAATGAAACAGGAATTGATTTAATTAAAAGAATTAGAAAAAGAGATAGTAAAGTAAGAGTTATTATAACTTCTGCACACACTGATTTAAACTATATGTTAGATGCAACTGAACTTCATCTTGTAAAATATATTATTAAACCCATTACAGAAGATAAACTTGATGCAGCATTCGAAGCATTTATTAAAAGTTATGATGATTCAAAAATCTTTAATTTAAAAGAAGGCTGGCTTTTTGATGCGAGTAAATCTATAATTCAAAATGAAAATACAGAGTTTAAATTAACAAAAAAAGAGAATCAATTTTTAAAACTACTAATCAAGAAAAATAGAATTATAACCTATGAAGAGATGGAAAATGTAATTTGGAATGAAGACAATATTATGACTCCAAATGCTATGAGACTATTTATTAAAAACTTTAGAAAAAAACTACCAAATGATGTACTTAGAAATGTACAAGGAACAGGATATAGATTAGTTCTATAA
- a CDS encoding EI24 domain-containing protein has protein sequence MINKDKNLLEGEIIALSIKDFFTKPMLKIAILPLIFTLIIMLIMFYTAAGYGFDSLEIYIQQTQNGQDVMVDEEAPFYFVWMISLSAFLLKYSITSWLVGFLIYTVGTIFIMMFSVFLTVIIIGFLTPMILSVIHKRHYPHLEINGFGSLLSPIFIAVKSLIIMVLLFILFIPLYFIPLVNIIAINLPFYYFFHKMLNYDVASTILTEEQYKYIHYKKANSFRMRSLLLYFLSMIPSLMLFSAVFFIIYLGHGYFQELNKIRDIKDDNNLIEQEL, from the coding sequence TTGATTAATAAAGATAAAAATTTGTTAGAGGGTGAAATTATAGCTTTAAGTATAAAAGATTTTTTTACAAAACCTATGCTTAAAATAGCAATTTTACCTTTGATATTTACGCTAATTATTATGCTTATAATGTTTTATACGGCAGCAGGTTATGGTTTTGATTCTTTAGAGATTTATATTCAGCAAACACAAAATGGTCAAGATGTGATGGTCGATGAAGAAGCGCCTTTTTATTTTGTTTGGATGATTTCTTTATCTGCATTTTTGTTGAAGTATTCTATTACATCATGGTTGGTTGGTTTTCTAATTTATACAGTTGGAACAATTTTTATTATGATGTTTTCTGTTTTCCTTACAGTTATTATTATTGGTTTTTTAACTCCAATGATTTTAAGTGTAATTCATAAAAGACATTATCCCCATTTAGAGATAAATGGTTTTGGTTCCCTTTTAAGTCCAATATTTATAGCCGTTAAGAGTTTAATTATAATGGTTCTGCTTTTTATACTTTTTATCCCTTTATATTTTATCCCTTTAGTAAATATCATAGCTATTAATTTACCTTTTTACTATTTCTTTCATAAGATGTTAAATTATGATGTTGCTTCAACTATTTTAACAGAAGAGCAATATAAATATATACATTATAAAAAGGCTAATAGTTTTAGAATGAGATCATTGTTATTATATTTTTTATCAATGATTCCCTCATTAATGCTTTTTTCTGCTGTATTTTTTATAATATATTTAGGACATGGATATTTTCAAGAGTTAAATAAAATAAGAGATATTAAAGATGATAATAATTTAATTGAACAGGAATTATAG
- a CDS encoding SPASM domain-containing protein, which yields MPNKTMSLENFKNINMQLEGITKELAYHIVGDPLVLGNLEKYLDISFDSNLKVNITTTANNLNKNHFNTLMHNAIKQINFSINSYNANSHKKSLDEYLVPILDFLDYAISKKQHFFINLRIWNLDDSKSAKEFNKNVFEKVNERFCLNLDIDEIYKNRPKNIKIARMVFFNFDDYFQWPDLNNDFISDTGKCYGLDSHFGILSSGDVVPCCLDKDGIINLGNVNNDKISDILDTKRVKDIQNGFKNGKVIEEFCQKCDYRRRFD from the coding sequence TTGCCTAATAAAACAATGTCTTTAGAAAATTTTAAAAATATAAATATGCAGTTAGAGGGTATAACTAAAGAGTTAGCATATCATATTGTAGGAGATCCTTTAGTTTTAGGAAATCTTGAAAAATATTTAGATATCAGCTTTGATTCAAATCTGAAAGTTAATATAACAACAACTGCAAATAATTTAAATAAAAACCACTTTAACACTTTGATGCACAATGCTATAAAGCAGATAAATTTTTCTATAAACTCTTATAATGCCAATTCTCATAAAAAAAGTTTAGATGAGTATTTAGTACCAATTTTAGATTTTTTAGATTATGCAATCAGTAAAAAACAACACTTTTTTATAAATTTACGGATTTGGAATTTAGATGATTCAAAAAGTGCAAAAGAGTTTAATAAAAATGTTTTTGAAAAAGTAAATGAAAGGTTTTGTTTAAATCTTGATATTGATGAGATATATAAAAATAGACCTAAAAATATAAAAATAGCTAGAATGGTGTTTTTTAATTTTGATGATTATTTCCAATGGCCGGATTTAAACAACGATTTTATCTCTGATACGGGGAAATGTTATGGTTTGGATTCCCATTTTGGGATTTTAAGTAGTGGGGATGTTGTTCCTTGTTGTTTGGACAAGGATGGTATAATCAACTTAGGTAATGTAAATAATGATAAAATATCAGATATTTTAGATACTAAAAGAGTTAAAGATATTCAAAATGGATTTAAAAATGGCAAAGTTATAGAAGAGTTTTGCCAAAAATGTGATTATAGGAGAAGGTTTGATTAA
- a CDS encoding PAS domain-containing sensor histidine kinase, producing MTNFLEKNSNEILKSSVAQSNQAIYWIDKEGNFVFANDTALECLGYSLEELLTLKLWDVDVKVDTKDKYLNALDSFKQSEIAGSNIIETSHRKKSGEHFPVEVVSKFKVIDSKEYVISYSKDITNRLERTEKINLYFELINSSSDMIFLINKENEMIEFANEKVCKNLGYSLEELKSKKISEIRRPFEGSQKIQIAEIFRKLEDKKSLITFGIYMAKDGTEIPVESSLHLKNYLDTDFVTAISRDIRERIEIEKEKEELNTKLKEYNRTLQQEISKAKKELIEYETMMKKQSKMAAMGEMIENIAHQWRQPLSAVSVLSSGMILQNEQGVLDKELLSSGLNTIHDQVQYLSKTIDDFRNFFKPDKEKNLFEIRDLIQSAIKLIKSRYNQLSIIFTLDIEDMKLFTYENEFLQVLLNILSNAVDELIKNKNKKIIAIQFHANKNFIILEVKDSGGGISEKIIDRIFEPYFTTKHRYHGTGIGLYMSNNIVKHLNGQIDVTNDILEYENKTYKGACFSIKLPLDTKREIDE from the coding sequence ATGACCAATTTTTTAGAAAAAAATAGTAATGAAATTTTAAAATCTTCAGTTGCCCAATCAAATCAAGCAATATACTGGATAGATAAAGAAGGAAATTTTGTATTTGCAAATGATACTGCTTTAGAGTGTTTAGGTTATAGTTTAGAAGAGTTATTAACATTGAAACTTTGGGATGTAGATGTAAAAGTTGATACTAAAGATAAATACTTAAATGCCTTAGATAGTTTTAAACAAAGTGAGATTGCAGGATCAAATATTATTGAAACTTCCCATAGAAAAAAATCAGGAGAACATTTTCCTGTAGAAGTTGTCTCAAAATTTAAAGTTATTGATTCAAAAGAGTACGTTATATCTTATTCAAAAGATATTACTAATAGATTAGAAAGAACAGAAAAAATAAACTTATATTTTGAATTGATTAATTCTTCAAGTGATATGATTTTTTTAATTAATAAAGAAAATGAGATGATTGAGTTTGCAAATGAAAAGGTTTGTAAAAATTTAGGTTATAGTTTAGAAGAGTTAAAAAGTAAAAAAATCAGTGAAATTAGAAGACCTTTTGAGGGAAGCCAAAAAATACAAATAGCTGAAATTTTTAGAAAGTTAGAAGATAAAAAAAGTTTAATTACCTTTGGTATTTATATGGCTAAAGATGGAACTGAAATACCAGTTGAAAGCTCTTTACATCTAAAAAACTATTTAGATACAGATTTTGTTACAGCAATCTCAAGAGATATTAGAGAGAGAATCGAGATAGAAAAAGAGAAAGAGGAATTAAATACAAAATTAAAAGAGTACAATAGAACACTACAACAAGAGATCTCAAAAGCCAAAAAAGAGTTGATTGAATATGAAACAATGATGAAAAAACAATCAAAAATGGCTGCAATGGGTGAGATGATAGAAAACATTGCCCATCAATGGAGACAACCTTTATCTGCAGTTTCAGTACTTTCTAGTGGCATGATTTTACAAAATGAACAAGGTGTTTTAGATAAAGAACTGTTAAGTTCTGGATTAAATACAATACATGACCAAGTTCAATATTTATCAAAAACAATTGATGATTTTAGAAACTTTTTTAAACCAGATAAAGAGAAAAATCTTTTTGAAATTAGAGACTTAATTCAAAGTGCTATAAAACTTATTAAATCACGTTATAATCAACTTTCAATAATTTTTACTTTGGATATAGAAGATATGAAACTATTTACTTATGAAAATGAATTTCTTCAAGTGCTATTAAATATCTTAAGTAATGCTGTTGATGAGTTGATAAAAAATAAAAATAAGAAGATAATAGCTATTCAATTTCATGCAAACAAAAATTTTATTATTTTAGAAGTAAAAGATAGTGGTGGTGGAATTAGTGAAAAAATTATTGATAGAATATTTGAGCCATATTTTACAACAAAACACAGATATCATGGTACAGGAATAGGTCTTTATATGTCAAATAATATAGTTAAACATTTAAATGGACAAATTGATGTTACAAATGATATATTAGAATATGAAAATAAAACCTATAAAGGTGCATGTTTTAGTATAAAATTACCTCTAGATACAAAAAGGGAAATAGATGAATGA
- a CDS encoding NUDIX hydrolase, whose protein sequence is MIKTPFLSTDGIIELYDENKFLGIVLIERVNEPHGMALPGGFVDIGEKVEDALIREMKEETSLDVKIIKLQNIYSDPNRDPRFHTVSAVYVCKAKGTPKACDDAKEVFVYKRDEIPLEKLVFDHRKIVEDYLKNNHIK, encoded by the coding sequence ATGATTAAGACCCCTTTTTTATCAACTGATGGAATTATTGAACTTTATGATGAAAACAAATTTTTAGGCATAGTTTTAATAGAAAGAGTTAATGAACCCCATGGTATGGCATTACCTGGAGGTTTTGTAGATATTGGAGAAAAAGTAGAAGATGCTTTAATAAGAGAGATGAAAGAGGAAACCTCTTTAGATGTTAAAATTATTAAACTTCAAAATATTTATTCTGATCCAAACAGAGACCCTAGATTTCATACTGTATCTGCTGTATATGTATGCAAAGCAAAAGGGACTCCAAAAGCTTGTGATGATGCAAAAGAGGTTTTTGTTTATAAAAGAGATGAAATCCCTTTAGAAAAACTAGTATTTGACCATAGAAAAATTGTTGAGGATTATCTAAAAAATAATCATATTAAATAA
- a CDS encoding DMT family transporter, which produces MKSQNKAYKYALIAVFFWSTVAAVFKIALLTLNPITLLFYASVSSMFILFFIIVLNKQIKDVIFYIKNNLKLVLLLALINPFLYYLVLFQAYDALPAQEAQVINYTWALMLTFLSVIFLKQKLTINDIVAGIICYFGVLIIATKGEPFSLNFSNLNGVFLALFSTVLWSMYWIINTKNKVEPIIGVFSNFIISVPIIGLYGYFTGTLQEVTELKGLFAAIYVGFFEMGITFLFWLNAMKHAQSTSKIANLIFISPFLSLIFIHLLLGEEIYYSTLFGLITIILGLIIQQLKNKFS; this is translated from the coding sequence ATGAAATCACAAAATAAAGCATACAAGTATGCACTTATAGCAGTTTTTTTTTGGTCTACAGTTGCAGCTGTATTTAAAATTGCACTTTTAACTTTAAATCCAATAACTCTGCTTTTTTATGCATCTGTATCTTCTATGTTTATATTGTTCTTTATAATTGTTTTAAATAAACAAATAAAAGATGTGATTTTTTATATTAAAAATAACTTGAAACTAGTGTTACTTTTAGCATTAATCAATCCTTTTCTTTATTATTTAGTATTATTTCAAGCATATGATGCACTTCCAGCCCAAGAAGCACAAGTGATAAATTATACTTGGGCATTGATGTTGACTTTTCTTTCTGTAATTTTTTTAAAACAAAAATTAACTATAAATGATATAGTTGCTGGGATAATCTGTTATTTTGGTGTTTTAATTATTGCAACAAAAGGTGAACCTTTTAGTTTAAATTTCTCAAATTTAAATGGTGTATTCTTAGCTTTATTTTCTACAGTCTTATGGTCTATGTATTGGATAATAAATACAAAAAACAAAGTTGAACCTATAATTGGTGTATTTTCTAACTTTATAATTTCTGTTCCTATTATTGGCCTATATGGATATTTTACTGGCACATTACAAGAAGTGACTGAATTAAAAGGGCTTTTCGCAGCTATTTATGTAGGTTTTTTTGAGATGGGAATAACATTTCTTTTTTGGCTAAATGCCATGAAACATGCCCAATCTACTTCAAAAATTGCAAATTTGATTTTTATATCACCTTTTTTATCTTTAATATTTATTCACCTACTTTTAGGGGAAGAGATATATTACTCAACACTATTTGGTCTTATAACTATAATATTAGGACTAATAATTCAACAATTAAAAAATAAGTTTTCTTAA
- a CDS encoding branched-chain amino acid ABC transporter substrate-binding protein — MKKIVKALALSGIVTCSLLASDVVKIGVQAPITGKYANEGQSIDNFVKLLVNEKNAQGGLLGKKLEVVTCDDEAKAQKAAVCAKKLVNAGVIAVIGSYTSGATEAAQTTYYRNKVLQTSDGTSDSLIEKKYWTFFRNSFPNSSQSDFTADYFVNQKKYERIVVLSDYSSYSDGLGTATEESIKKIGGNVIFRGKIKSGTQNFTAVLTKIKAMNPDVIYYSGYYTDGGLLRAQQIQLGINADFVGGDSNDNPDFYKLAGKASEGTVIINFPTPEILPYEEAKKYLAAYKKEFGINPPSIWPVTNADGLRAIMAAVEETKSFDTKTISDYIRNDMKDFPGITGPFNIREDGERVGAKFVVYKLNNNGTKDVVGQ; from the coding sequence ATGAAAAAAATTGTAAAAGCATTAGCTTTAAGTGGAATTGTAACTTGCTCACTATTAGCAAGTGATGTTGTTAAGATTGGTGTACAAGCACCTATTACAGGTAAATATGCAAATGAAGGTCAAAGTATTGATAATTTTGTAAAATTATTAGTAAATGAAAAAAATGCCCAAGGTGGACTTTTAGGTAAAAAACTAGAAGTTGTAACTTGCGATGACGAAGCAAAAGCTCAAAAAGCAGCTGTTTGTGCAAAAAAACTAGTAAATGCAGGAGTTATAGCTGTAATTGGTTCATATACATCAGGAGCAACAGAAGCTGCTCAAACTACATATTATAGAAATAAAGTATTACAAACTAGTGATGGTACAAGTGATTCATTAATTGAGAAAAAATATTGGACTTTTTTTAGAAACTCATTTCCAAACTCTTCACAAAGTGACTTTACAGCAGATTACTTTGTAAATCAAAAAAAATATGAAAGAATTGTTGTTTTATCTGATTACTCTTCATACTCTGATGGATTAGGTACAGCTACTGAAGAATCTATTAAAAAAATTGGTGGAAATGTAATTTTCAGAGGTAAAATTAAATCAGGAACTCAAAACTTTACAGCAGTTTTAACAAAAATTAAAGCTATGAATCCAGATGTAATCTACTACTCAGGTTATTATACAGATGGTGGTCTTTTAAGAGCACAACAAATTCAATTAGGTATTAATGCTGATTTCGTTGGTGGGGATTCAAATGATAACCCAGATTTCTATAAATTAGCTGGTAAAGCATCTGAAGGAACTGTTATTATTAACTTCCCTACTCCAGAAATTTTACCTTATGAAGAAGCGAAAAAATATCTTGCAGCATATAAAAAAGAGTTTGGAATTAACCCTCCTTCAATTTGGCCTGTTACAAATGCTGATGGTTTAAGAGCAATTATGGCAGCAGTTGAAGAAACAAAATCATTTGATACTAAAACAATCTCTGATTATATTAGAAACGATATGAAAGACTTCCCAGGTATTACTGGACCATTTAACATTAGAGAAGATGGTGAAAGAGTTGGAGCTAAATTCGTAGTATATAAACTAAATAATAACGGTACAAAAGACGTTGTTGGTCAATAA